AACAAAAAGAAGATATATGTGGAAAATAGAATACTAAAATAAAGCTTATATCAACACAGGTATATACCACATTCATGAATGTGGTATATACCTGTAAAAGGAGGGAACAAAAATGAGAAAAATATTTGTTGCATCACATGGTAAGTTTGCTGAAGGAATTGTAAATACATTAAGTATGTTTACATCAACTAAAAATGTAGAAAAATTATGTGTTTATACAGATTCAATAAAAACTATTGATGATTTTGAAGCTATAATAGATAACATAATAGAAACTAATCCTAAAAATGAAATTGTATTCTTCACAGATATTATGGGCGGAAGTATAAGTAATACTATTGCTAAGAAATTACCAGAAAATAAAAATGTTCATTTAGTTTCAGGAATAAATATAGCAGCAATATTAAATTTCTTACTAAATAGTAAACACGAAGAAAATACCAAAAACATAATATCTGATTCTATTAATGGTGGAAAAGAAAATATGAAGTATATAAATCAATCATTAAAATAAAAACTACTTTTAAAACAATCTAATCATAAAATTAATAAAAAAGTCTTTATTTTCTGTATATTTTAATTCTAACTAAATTTAAAATTTCATACTGTTTTCTCTCAAATATTTATACCACTTCTTAATTAATCATATAG
The window above is part of the Sporohalobacter salinus genome. Proteins encoded here:
- a CDS encoding PTS sugar transporter subunit IIA, with product MRKIFVASHGKFAEGIVNTLSMFTSTKNVEKLCVYTDSIKTIDDFEAIIDNIIETNPKNEIVFFTDIMGGSISNTIAKKLPENKNVHLVSGINIAAILNFLLNSKHEENTKNIISDSINGGKENMKYINQSLK